In a single window of the Tigriopus californicus strain San Diego chromosome 2, Tcal_SD_v2.1, whole genome shotgun sequence genome:
- the LOC131876909 gene encoding trimethylamine monooxygenase-like yields the protein MYRYLWSNGPKEALEFPDYTFEEHYGQTIPSFPPREVLFDYLQGRWKKFDLDRFISFNHSVKDVTYNANSDKFSVVTKNHKADMLNKAEEFDYVVNCSGNFSTPNVPSFQGIEKFPGRVLHAHDFRDAVEFKDKRLLIVGASYSAEDIALQCIKYGAKNIICSYRTKPMGFKWPSTISERPLLTKIEGNTVHFVDGSSAEVDAILLATGYLHHYPHLEDQLRLTGPNVLFPKELYKGIVWTRSGNGKFLYIGAPDEYYTFTMFDMQALWALKYIMGEVKRPERDAMQADMDKWLELQAKNKDYHDEIDYQTKYIMDLAAETKYLFNLDVAKMFHDWEHDKDRDILTYRDKAFASKFTGNMSPIHHTPFMQAMDDSMECFLGSK from the exons ATGTACAGATATCTGTGGTCAAATGGACCCAAAGAGGCCCTCGAGTTCCCCGACTACACCTTCGAGGAGCATTACGGACAAACGATCCCCTCCTTTCCACCAAGGGAAGTGCTCTTCGATTACCTTCAAG GTCGATGGAAAAAGTTCGATCTGGATCGCTTCATCTCTTTCAACCACAGTGTGAAGGATGTGACCTACAACGCCAACTCGGACAAATTTTCGGTGGTGACCAAGAACCATAAGGCTGATATGTTGAACAAGGCCGAGGAGTTTGATTACGTTGTTAATTGTAGTGGCAACTTCTCGACCCCAAATGTTCCGTCTTTCCAGGGCATTGAGAAATTTCCCGGTCGAGTTTTGCACGCTCACGACTTCCGGGATGCGGTCGAGTTCAAAGACAAGCGCCTTCTCATCGTGGGGGCCAGCTACTCGGCCGAGGATATCGCCCTCCAATGCATCAAATATGGAGCCAAGAACATCATTTGCTCCTACCGGACCAAACCCATGGGCTTTAAATGGCCGTCCACTATTTCAGAGCGCCCTCTCTTGACCAAGATCGAAGGAAATACGGTTCATttcgttgacggctcgtcgGCTGAAGTGGATGCCATCCTGCTGGCCACTGGTTACCTCCATCACTATCCTCATTTGGAGGATCAGCTCCGACTCACTGGTCCCAACGTTCTCTTCCCTAAGGAGTTGTATAAGGGCATCGTTTGGACGCGAAGTGGCAATGGGAAATTCCTTTACATTGGGGCCCCTGATGAATATTATACCTTCACCATGTTCGATATGCAAGCCCTATGGGCCTTAAAATACATCATGGGAGAAGTCAAACGACCAGAGCGGGACGCGATGCAAGCtgacatggataaatggcTCGAGTT GCAAGCCAAGAACAAGGATTATCATGACGAAATCGATTACCAGACCAAGTACATCATGGATTTGGCAGCGGAGACCAAGTATTTGTTCAACTTGGATGTGGCCAAGATGTTTCATGATTGGGAGCACGATAAAGATCGGGATATTCTTACTTATCGAGACAAGGCCTTCGCTAGCAAATTTACTGGCAACATGTCCCCTATTCATCACACGCCGTTCATGCAGGCCATGGATGATTCCATGGAATGTTTCTTGGGGTCAAAATAA